The Candidatus Sulfotelmatobacter sp. genome includes a region encoding these proteins:
- the kdpC gene encoding potassium-transporting ATPase subunit KdpC produces the protein MTTTTTPTPSARESTLRHLVTSVLYTVVTIVAFGLIYPVVIWGIASVLFPHQANGSLVTGPGGAVIGSELVGQNFTKPGYFQPRPSAAGKGYDPTQTGGTNYGPTSKKLIDATKSTIAALRKANPDATGPIPPDLVTSSASGIDPDISPEAAYYQVPRVAKARGMSAASVRALVAQHVTPRQLGILGEPRVNVFDLNRALDAQGASPAQ, from the coding sequence ATGACCACCACGACCACACCCACGCCGTCGGCGCGCGAGAGCACCCTGCGCCATCTCGTCACCTCGGTGCTCTACACCGTCGTCACGATCGTCGCGTTCGGCCTGATCTACCCGGTGGTCATCTGGGGCATCGCGAGCGTCCTGTTCCCCCATCAGGCGAACGGCTCGCTCGTGACGGGTCCCGGCGGCGCCGTGATCGGTTCCGAGCTGGTCGGGCAGAACTTCACAAAGCCCGGCTACTTCCAGCCGCGGCCGTCCGCGGCCGGCAAAGGATACGACCCGACGCAGACCGGCGGAACGAACTACGGCCCGACCTCGAAGAAGCTGATCGACGCCACCAAGTCCACCATCGCCGCGTTGCGCAAGGCGAACCCGGACGCGACCGGACCGATTCCGCCGGATCTGGTCACCAGCAGCGCCAGCGGCATCGATCCCGACATCTCGCCCGAAGCCGCCTACTACCAAGTACCGCGCGTGGCCAAGGCGCGCGGGATGTCGGCGGCCTCCGTGCGCGCGCTCGTCGCGCAGCACGTCACGCCGCGCCAGCTCGGCATTCTGGGCGAACCGCGCGTCAACGTCTTCGATCTCAATCGCGCGCTGGACGCGCAAGGAGCATCTCCCGCACAGTGA